The following are encoded together in the Raineyella sp. LH-20 genome:
- a CDS encoding sugar ABC transporter permease: MFIISETPGRPLETVDGTAAPVTKRRRKVVIAPYLYVLPAITLLVMWIYRPLVQTFQLSFYRWNLLPTAPRTAVGFKNYATLMQDQDLGRAVLNTIIYILAFLLFSVVLPLVIALLSQRVHGRAKTIYQALIFVPFLVTPVATVAVWRWLFDPYDGIIVVTLRGLFGWDIGSVFRDQAGAMIAIIIIVGWQMLGFGVLVMSAGMAGISTDYSEAASVDGAGGRSILWRITLPLLSPTLLFLALMTILLSAQWTYPMIDILTQGGPDNATTNVYYLLYEIAFNNFDAGMAGAAGTVFFIVFGVIALVLVRLSDKFSFYDN; this comes from the coding sequence ATGTTCATCATCTCGGAAACGCCAGGGCGACCCCTCGAGACCGTCGACGGTACCGCCGCGCCGGTGACGAAGCGGCGGCGGAAGGTCGTCATCGCCCCGTACCTGTACGTGTTGCCGGCCATCACGCTCCTCGTCATGTGGATCTACCGGCCGCTCGTGCAGACGTTCCAGCTCTCCTTCTACCGCTGGAACCTGCTGCCCACCGCGCCCAGGACAGCGGTCGGGTTCAAGAACTACGCGACACTGATGCAGGACCAGGACCTCGGCCGTGCGGTGCTGAACACGATCATCTACATCCTCGCGTTCCTGCTGTTCTCGGTCGTGCTGCCGCTGGTCATCGCGCTCCTGTCGCAGCGCGTCCACGGCCGTGCCAAGACCATCTACCAGGCGCTCATCTTCGTGCCCTTCCTGGTCACTCCGGTCGCCACCGTCGCGGTCTGGCGATGGCTGTTCGACCCGTACGACGGCATCATCGTCGTCACCCTGCGCGGGCTGTTCGGCTGGGACATCGGCAGCGTGTTCCGCGATCAAGCCGGGGCGATGATCGCGATCATCATCATCGTGGGCTGGCAGATGCTCGGCTTCGGCGTGCTCGTGATGTCCGCCGGGATGGCCGGGATCAGCACCGACTACTCCGAAGCCGCATCCGTCGACGGCGCCGGTGGACGCAGCATCCTCTGGCGGATCACCCTGCCGCTGCTGTCTCCGACGTTGCTCTTCCTGGCGCTGATGACGATCCTGCTCTCCGCGCAGTGGACCTACCCGATGATCGACATCCTCACCCAGGGCGGGCCCGACAACGCGACCACGAACGTGTACTACCTGCTCTACGAGATCGCGTTCAACAACTTCGACGCCGGCATGGCGGGGGCCGCAGGGACGGTGTTCTTCATCGTCTTCGGTGTGATCGCCCTCGTCCTGGTCCGACTGTCGGACAAGTTCTCCTTCTACGACAACTGA
- a CDS encoding metallophosphoesterase, giving the protein MSTHDYPEPKHFLLHLSDTHFVDGRGMLHDIVDSEANLREMFEGFDRANAHPEALIITGDIADRGDSDAYLRVRDVVESAAARYGSQVIWCMGNHDTRENFYADLLGEEASDEPYDRVFDLNGLRVVVLDSTVPGQHWGELTEAQLAWLGDVLATPAPDGTLLALHHPPVPSPLGLIRLFELHDQDRFAEVIRGTDVIGILGGHLHYSTTSTFAGVPVSVASATCYTQDLQVPYPAARGQAGGQSYNLVHVYEDRVLHSIVPIGDYPTAYAMDGEQLAAFLAKTPEEQLVAVNASVANEH; this is encoded by the coding sequence ATGAGCACCCACGACTACCCCGAACCGAAGCACTTTCTGCTGCACCTCTCGGACACCCACTTCGTGGACGGCCGGGGCATGCTCCACGACATCGTGGACTCCGAGGCGAACCTCCGGGAGATGTTCGAGGGCTTCGACCGGGCGAACGCCCACCCGGAAGCCCTGATCATCACCGGTGACATCGCCGACCGGGGGGACTCCGACGCCTACCTGCGCGTACGTGACGTGGTCGAGTCGGCCGCCGCCCGCTACGGCTCCCAGGTCATCTGGTGCATGGGCAACCACGACACCCGGGAGAATTTCTACGCCGACCTGCTCGGCGAGGAGGCCTCCGACGAACCGTACGACCGGGTCTTCGACCTCAACGGCCTGCGCGTCGTCGTCCTCGACTCGACCGTGCCCGGCCAGCACTGGGGAGAGCTCACCGAGGCACAGCTCGCCTGGCTCGGCGACGTGCTGGCCACTCCGGCCCCCGACGGCACCCTGCTGGCGCTGCACCATCCACCGGTGCCCAGCCCGCTCGGCCTGATCCGGCTGTTCGAGCTGCACGACCAGGACCGGTTCGCCGAGGTGATCCGCGGCACCGACGTCATCGGCATCCTCGGTGGACACCTGCACTACTCGACCACCTCGACCTTCGCCGGGGTCCCGGTGTCGGTGGCCTCCGCGACCTGCTACACCCAGGACCTCCAGGTCCCCTACCCGGCGGCGCGTGGGCAGGCAGGCGGCCAGTCCTACAACCTGGTGCACGTCTACGAGGACCGGGTGCTGCACTCGATCGTGCCCATCGGCGATTACCCGACGGCGTACGCGATGGACGGTGAGCAACTCGCCGCGTTCCTCGCGAAGACGCCCGAGGAGCAACTCGTCGCCGTGAACGCCTCGGTCGCGAACGAGCACTGA
- a CDS encoding tyrosine-protein phosphatase, whose protein sequence is MDRTIGGDRLAIDGTYNLRELGGHQAEGGTIPWGRFFRSDALAGLTPAGKQSMADLGIRWIVDLRSDDETVAEPTELPEVTIVHTPIFISGRPAVEPDRPADLDSVYDLMVDAHGDRLTEAVRQIAHADGEAVLVHCTAGKDRTGLVVALTLLALGVHRDAVVEDYALTANYLAGQWADAMLAKMHGSGFPVSSEVSALVTASPAALMNRIIDRWEAEWGSAADFLAAHGFTESEHALLRSSLLG, encoded by the coding sequence ATGGACCGCACCATCGGAGGCGACCGCCTCGCCATCGACGGCACGTACAACCTGCGTGAACTGGGCGGGCACCAGGCGGAGGGCGGCACGATCCCCTGGGGGAGGTTCTTCCGCTCCGACGCGCTCGCCGGGCTCACCCCGGCCGGCAAGCAGTCCATGGCCGACCTCGGCATCCGCTGGATCGTCGACCTGCGCTCCGACGACGAGACGGTCGCGGAGCCGACCGAGCTCCCGGAGGTGACGATCGTGCACACGCCGATCTTCATCTCCGGGCGCCCGGCGGTGGAGCCCGATCGGCCGGCGGACCTCGACAGCGTGTACGACCTGATGGTCGACGCCCACGGTGACCGGCTGACGGAGGCCGTCCGGCAGATCGCCCATGCGGACGGCGAGGCCGTGCTCGTGCACTGCACGGCCGGAAAGGATCGCACCGGGCTGGTGGTCGCGCTCACGCTGCTGGCGCTCGGCGTGCACCGGGACGCCGTCGTCGAGGACTACGCGCTCACCGCGAACTATCTCGCCGGCCAATGGGCCGACGCCATGCTCGCGAAGATGCACGGCTCCGGTTTCCCGGTCAGCTCCGAGGTCTCCGCCCTCGTCACGGCGAGTCCGGCGGCGCTGATGAACCGGATCATCGACCGGTGGGAGGCCGAATGGGGCTCCGCCGCCGACTTCCTCGCCGCCCACGGTTTCACCGAGTCCGAGCACGCACTGCTCCGGTCCTCCCTGCTCGGCTGA
- a CDS encoding extracellular solute-binding protein has product MRVSKGIAAAAAGLASALMLTACMGGTTSSAGSPENGTLPTLSPDDKVSISFESYNIAQGGTWAETITTLISKFEAQHPNITVTPQAPANLTGSNTAYAANLQAELLAGQAPDVAQETFDALDWMSTQGVVDPISDLVGQKALDTAFAGVNTSTTYPGTWAYNKNAQTLANENGKTWGVPYVFSTPVLWYNKSALDAAGITMPDAPTWDDIDAIGKKLVAAGHKTPISVTCAATGGDWCMQGIIKSDGGSIVSADKKSIQFGDEGSVAAVSAMRKLYDDGVLMNADVTTQITNFSKGQALVQLNTSNSSATYLAAAKAGGWTLAATKMPSFPGHTPAPTNSGSALFMVHHDKADPKKQAAAWEFIQFMTGPEAVYDITTKIGYVPLRDTMASDPKGPLAAWYAATPGAQVNVSQLQQLQSWDAYPGNNYSKISKIFADAVQNSVYFGKDPQATMQQAQKDAQALVQ; this is encoded by the coding sequence ATGCGCGTTTCCAAGGGCATCGCCGCTGCGGCGGCCGGCCTCGCCTCGGCCCTGATGCTGACCGCCTGTATGGGCGGCACCACCTCCTCCGCCGGCAGCCCCGAGAACGGCACGTTGCCGACCCTCAGCCCCGACGACAAGGTGAGCATCAGCTTCGAGAGCTACAACATCGCCCAGGGCGGCACCTGGGCCGAGACGATCACCACGCTGATCTCGAAGTTCGAGGCGCAGCACCCGAACATCACGGTCACTCCCCAGGCCCCGGCCAACCTCACCGGCTCGAACACGGCGTACGCCGCCAACCTCCAGGCCGAGCTGCTCGCCGGTCAGGCCCCCGACGTCGCCCAGGAGACCTTCGACGCACTCGACTGGATGAGCACGCAGGGCGTCGTCGATCCGATCTCGGATCTCGTCGGCCAGAAGGCCCTCGACACCGCTTTCGCCGGCGTCAACACCAGCACCACCTACCCCGGCACCTGGGCATACAACAAGAACGCCCAGACGCTGGCGAACGAGAACGGCAAGACGTGGGGCGTGCCGTACGTCTTCTCGACGCCGGTGCTCTGGTACAACAAGTCCGCCCTGGACGCCGCCGGGATCACGATGCCCGACGCGCCGACCTGGGACGACATCGACGCCATCGGCAAGAAGCTGGTCGCGGCCGGGCACAAGACCCCGATCAGCGTGACCTGCGCCGCCACCGGCGGCGACTGGTGCATGCAAGGCATCATCAAGTCCGACGGCGGCTCGATCGTCTCCGCCGACAAGAAGTCCATCCAGTTCGGCGACGAGGGATCCGTCGCGGCCGTCAGCGCGATGCGCAAGCTCTATGACGACGGTGTGCTGATGAACGCCGACGTGACGACCCAGATCACGAACTTCTCCAAGGGCCAGGCGCTCGTCCAGCTGAACACCTCGAACTCCTCGGCCACCTACCTGGCAGCGGCCAAGGCCGGTGGCTGGACGCTCGCGGCGACCAAGATGCCGTCGTTCCCCGGTCACACCCCGGCCCCGACGAACTCCGGCTCAGCGCTGTTCATGGTGCACCACGACAAGGCCGACCCGAAGAAGCAGGCGGCCGCGTGGGAGTTCATCCAGTTCATGACCGGTCCCGAGGCCGTGTATGACATCACCACCAAGATCGGGTACGTCCCGCTGCGGGACACCATGGCCAGCGACCCGAAGGGTCCGCTCGCCGCCTGGTACGCCGCCACCCCGGGCGCTCAGGTGAACGTCTCCCAGCTGCAGCAGCTGCAGTCGTGGGACGCCTACCCCGGCAACAACTACTCCAAGATCAGCAAGATCTTCGCCGACGCGGTGCAGAACTCGGTCTACTTCGGCAAGGACCCGCAGGCGACGATGCAGCAGGCGCAGAAGGACGCCCAGGCGCTCGTCCAGTAA
- a CDS encoding ABC transporter ATP-binding protein yields the protein MSRIDIIGLTQQFKGHRAVDDISLTFDDGDFGVLLGPSGCGKTTLLRMIAGLLEPTSGQILIDGQAVTSLPPKKRNLAMVFQSYALYPHLSVEKNLAFPLTVLRLSKEERQRRVLEVATTLGLENLLARKPRELSGGQRQRVAVGRALVRQPSAYLMDEPLSNLDAKLRTSTRQELSELHERLQATFLYVTHDQVEAMTMATKIVVLNAGRIEQIGTPAEVYDTPASVFVAGFIGTPPMNLIEGHLTCSGGYIHAETAGITSKLWPGEVAAHDIVIGVRPEHLRVARADDGAMRITGTIERLENLGSEQVVYLRVGDQLIIGKGAREVALTRGQQLSLGAHLDAIHLFDKATGRRMEWIPEPQDVLVGAH from the coding sequence GTGAGCCGCATCGACATCATCGGCCTCACCCAGCAATTCAAGGGTCATCGCGCCGTCGATGACATCAGTCTGACCTTCGATGACGGGGACTTCGGTGTCCTGCTCGGCCCCAGTGGGTGCGGCAAGACGACCCTGCTGCGGATGATCGCCGGACTGCTGGAGCCGACCAGCGGGCAGATCCTCATCGACGGCCAGGCCGTCACGTCACTCCCGCCGAAGAAGCGCAACCTGGCCATGGTGTTCCAGAGCTATGCGCTCTACCCGCACCTTTCGGTGGAGAAGAACCTCGCCTTCCCGCTCACCGTGCTTCGGCTCTCCAAAGAGGAGCGTCAGCGTCGCGTCCTCGAGGTCGCCACCACCCTGGGCCTGGAGAACCTGCTCGCTCGCAAGCCGCGCGAGCTGTCGGGAGGCCAGCGCCAGCGGGTCGCCGTCGGTCGGGCCCTCGTCCGGCAGCCCAGTGCGTACCTGATGGATGAGCCGCTGTCCAACCTCGATGCGAAACTGCGGACCAGCACCCGCCAGGAGCTCTCGGAGCTGCACGAGCGGCTGCAGGCGACGTTCCTCTACGTGACCCACGACCAGGTCGAGGCGATGACGATGGCGACGAAGATCGTCGTCCTCAACGCGGGCCGGATCGAGCAGATCGGCACGCCCGCCGAGGTCTACGACACGCCGGCCTCCGTCTTCGTCGCCGGGTTCATCGGCACACCGCCGATGAACCTCATCGAGGGCCACCTGACCTGCTCCGGCGGGTACATCCACGCGGAGACGGCCGGGATCACCTCGAAGCTGTGGCCGGGTGAGGTCGCAGCGCACGACATCGTCATCGGCGTACGCCCCGAGCACCTCCGCGTCGCCCGAGCCGACGACGGCGCCATGCGGATCACCGGAACGATCGAGCGTCTCGAGAATCTCGGCAGCGAGCAGGTCGTCTATCTGCGGGTGGGCGACCAGTTGATCATCGGCAAGGGCGCCCGCGAGGTCGCCCTCACCCGCGGCCAGCAGCTCTCGCTGGGCGCCCACCTCGACGCGATCCACCTCTTCGACAAGGCCACCGGCCGTCGCATGGAGTGGATCCCGGAGCCGCAGGACGTCCTCGTCGGGGCCCACTGA
- a CDS encoding MurR/RpiR family transcriptional regulator, producing the protein MTDCGPADPPLGGTVAYIGSLVPALVPSEQRVAREIVRHPQDVAMMSAADLAGRTRTSAATVIRACQSMGFKGFQHLRLLLLRDLPTGPAPMVPSGEGAGRDWLPGLFRSAGDELGRAIGPLDFEAFDRAVAAIAGARRVLIAGNGASGPMAQLLSLGLMSSGRPNEAPADSVVQQLTARSLAPGDVCFCISSSGTNSATLRVAEAAGNAGATVVAATGYLRTRLEDASAITLVCSTFAVNWASGAISGNLAQVVLFTALQTGVSAALGKPATDHAVMDEAIDVLEGSTEQDTE; encoded by the coding sequence GTGACTGACTGCGGCCCCGCGGACCCACCTCTGGGCGGCACCGTCGCCTACATCGGCTCGCTGGTCCCGGCGCTGGTGCCGAGCGAACAGCGCGTCGCGCGTGAGATCGTCCGGCATCCGCAGGACGTCGCGATGATGTCGGCCGCCGATCTCGCCGGCCGCACCAGGACCTCGGCGGCGACGGTGATCCGCGCCTGTCAGAGCATGGGGTTCAAGGGATTCCAGCATCTGCGGTTGCTCCTGCTGCGCGACCTGCCCACGGGACCCGCGCCGATGGTGCCGTCGGGTGAAGGTGCCGGCCGCGATTGGCTGCCGGGCCTGTTCCGCTCGGCCGGCGACGAGCTCGGCCGTGCGATCGGGCCGCTCGATTTCGAGGCGTTCGACCGCGCGGTGGCCGCGATCGCCGGGGCACGACGGGTGCTCATCGCCGGCAACGGCGCGTCGGGGCCGATGGCCCAGCTCCTCTCGCTCGGGTTGATGTCCTCCGGACGACCGAACGAGGCACCGGCGGACTCGGTGGTGCAGCAGTTGACCGCCCGGTCGCTCGCACCGGGCGACGTGTGCTTCTGCATCTCCTCGAGCGGCACGAACAGCGCAACCCTCCGGGTCGCGGAGGCCGCCGGCAATGCGGGGGCCACCGTCGTCGCCGCGACCGGCTACCTGCGCACCCGACTCGAGGATGCCAGTGCGATCACGCTGGTGTGCAGCACGTTCGCCGTCAACTGGGCGAGCGGCGCCATCTCCGGCAACCTGGCGCAGGTCGTGTTGTTCACCGCCCTGCAGACCGGTGTCTCTGCCGCTCTGGGCAAGCCGGCCACCGATCACGCCGTGATGGACGAGGCCATCGACGTGCTCGAGGGGTCAACGGAGCAGGACACCGAGTAG
- a CDS encoding DNA polymerase IV yields MRRQASIMHLDLDAFFASVEQRDKPSLRGKPVVVGGLGQRGVVSTASYEARTYGVHSAMPMHEARRLCPNAAFLAGRFGAYRAASRIVMGILEDLSPLVEPLSLDEAFVDLAAAREPLDLTDASVLALAGRVKAEVAERTGGLTCSIGLGSSKFIAKLASELDKPDGIHLVVPGTEVETIAPLSVRVIPGVGPATFDRLARLGVATVADLQSRSEHELVRELGRAYGTALHALAFARDDRGVSPDRDRKSISVEDTFETDLAGRDEMIPRIVRDARLVAQRMRAMGVFARTVTLKVRLHDFTTWTRSRTLEGATDSAEVVAAEATDLLSGLRLEQLDQGVRLLGVGVSGLTTVAQDRLFEAREDHEEVVPGGASGSGGPAGSDGSGSSVPEGTAAETLERRAPRWLPGADVMHDEMGPGWIWGTGLGRVTVRFETAETGPGPVRTYALDDPALHLL; encoded by the coding sequence ATGCGCCGGCAGGCCTCGATCATGCATCTCGACCTCGACGCGTTCTTCGCCTCGGTCGAGCAGCGCGACAAGCCGTCGTTGCGCGGCAAGCCGGTCGTGGTCGGCGGGCTCGGACAGCGCGGGGTGGTCTCCACCGCGTCGTACGAGGCCAGGACGTACGGCGTGCACTCGGCGATGCCGATGCACGAGGCGCGCCGGCTGTGCCCCAACGCCGCGTTCCTGGCCGGCCGGTTCGGCGCCTACCGGGCGGCCAGCCGGATCGTGATGGGCATCCTGGAGGACCTCTCCCCGCTGGTCGAGCCGCTGTCGTTGGACGAGGCGTTCGTGGACCTCGCCGCCGCCCGTGAGCCGCTCGACCTCACCGACGCGTCGGTGCTCGCCCTGGCCGGCCGGGTCAAGGCCGAGGTCGCCGAGCGGACCGGTGGGCTGACCTGCTCGATCGGGCTGGGGTCGTCGAAGTTCATCGCGAAGCTCGCCTCCGAGCTGGACAAGCCCGACGGCATCCACCTGGTGGTCCCGGGCACTGAGGTGGAGACCATCGCACCGCTGTCGGTGCGGGTGATCCCCGGGGTCGGCCCGGCGACCTTCGACCGGTTGGCCCGGCTCGGGGTGGCGACCGTCGCTGACCTGCAGTCGCGCTCGGAGCACGAGCTGGTCCGCGAACTGGGCCGGGCGTACGGCACGGCGTTGCACGCCCTGGCCTTCGCCCGCGACGACCGCGGTGTGTCGCCGGACCGGGACCGCAAGTCGATCTCGGTCGAGGACACCTTCGAGACCGACCTGGCCGGCCGCGACGAGATGATCCCCCGGATCGTCCGCGACGCCCGGCTGGTGGCCCAGCGGATGCGGGCGATGGGCGTCTTCGCCCGGACGGTGACGCTCAAGGTGCGGCTGCACGACTTCACCACCTGGACCCGCTCCCGCACCCTGGAGGGCGCCACCGACAGCGCCGAGGTGGTCGCCGCCGAGGCGACCGACCTGCTCAGCGGGCTCCGGCTGGAGCAACTCGACCAGGGCGTACGCCTCCTCGGCGTCGGGGTGTCGGGCCTGACGACGGTGGCCCAGGACCGGCTGTTCGAGGCGCGCGAGGACCACGAGGAGGTCGTGCCGGGCGGGGCGTCGGGGTCGGGCGGGCCGGCGGGGTCGGACGGGTCGGGGTCGTCGGTGCCGGAAGGGACCGCCGCGGAGACCCTCGAGCGGCGGGCGCCCCGGTGGCTGCCGGGGGCCGACGTGATGCACGACGAGATGGGGCCGGGCTGGATCTGGGGGACCGGGCTGGGCCGGGTCACCGTACGTTTCGAGACCGCGGAGACCGGGCCGGGACCGGTGCGGACGTACGCGCTGGATGATCCTGCCCTGCACCTGCTCTGA
- a CDS encoding L-serine ammonia-lyase, whose protein sequence is MVVGVFDLFTVGIGPSSSHTVGPMRAGATVAHELRERGLLTRPCSLQVDLYGSLAATGRGHGTLTAVLLGLEGLEPEEALPAQVEERLAALAAGGPLLLGGVCSLPFGTEDIGLHPLTVLPRHTNGMRFRLADADGAVRYDETFFSVGGGFVVREGEEAAVRQELRETRQQLPFPFRTSAELLGHCARGRVSIGAVMLANERASRTEPEIRAGLLRIWEVMEASIISGLRREGQLPGPLKVRRRAPGWYARLLAEDPSRDPAYWQEWANLVALAVTEENASGGRIVTAPTNGAAGIIPAVLHHALHYCPRVRRHALGRLNPPLVPAQEDVVVRFLLTSGAVGVLFKEQASISGAEVGCQGEVGSASSMAAAGLAEILGGTPAQVENAAEIAMEHHLGLTCDPVGGLVQVPCIERNAIAAAEAINAARMAVWGDGSHVVTLDEVIVTMRETGRDMSSKYKETAMGGLAVNVPEC, encoded by the coding sequence ATGGTCGTCGGCGTCTTCGATCTCTTCACCGTCGGCATCGGTCCGTCGAGTTCCCACACCGTGGGGCCGATGCGCGCCGGCGCCACCGTCGCGCACGAGCTGCGCGAGCGAGGGCTGCTCACCCGACCCTGCTCGCTCCAGGTGGACCTGTACGGATCGCTGGCGGCGACCGGACGGGGCCACGGCACGCTGACGGCTGTCCTGCTCGGGCTGGAGGGCCTCGAACCGGAGGAGGCCCTCCCGGCGCAGGTCGAGGAACGCCTGGCGGCCCTCGCCGCCGGCGGGCCGCTGCTGCTCGGCGGCGTCTGTTCGCTCCCCTTCGGGACCGAGGACATCGGACTGCACCCGCTCACGGTCCTGCCGCGGCACACGAACGGCATGCGGTTCCGCCTCGCCGATGCCGACGGAGCGGTCCGGTACGACGAGACGTTCTTCTCGGTCGGTGGAGGCTTCGTCGTCCGCGAGGGGGAGGAGGCCGCGGTTCGCCAGGAGCTCCGCGAGACCCGACAGCAGCTGCCGTTCCCGTTCCGGACCTCCGCCGAGCTGCTCGGTCACTGCGCCCGGGGACGGGTGTCGATCGGTGCGGTGATGCTCGCCAATGAGCGGGCATCGCGCACCGAGCCGGAGATCCGCGCCGGACTGCTGCGGATCTGGGAGGTGATGGAGGCGAGCATCATCTCCGGGCTGCGCCGCGAGGGGCAGCTGCCCGGGCCGCTCAAGGTCCGCCGCCGCGCTCCGGGCTGGTACGCCCGGCTGCTCGCCGAGGACCCGTCGCGGGATCCCGCGTACTGGCAGGAATGGGCGAATCTCGTCGCGCTGGCCGTCACCGAGGAGAACGCCTCCGGCGGGCGGATCGTCACCGCGCCGACGAACGGTGCCGCCGGGATCATCCCCGCCGTGCTGCACCACGCCCTGCACTACTGCCCGCGGGTGCGTCGGCATGCCCTCGGCCGGCTGAACCCCCCGCTGGTGCCGGCGCAGGAGGACGTCGTGGTGCGTTTCCTGCTCACCTCGGGTGCCGTCGGCGTGCTCTTCAAGGAACAGGCGTCGATCTCCGGGGCCGAGGTGGGCTGCCAGGGCGAGGTGGGGTCGGCGTCGTCGATGGCGGCCGCCGGTCTGGCGGAGATCCTCGGCGGCACCCCCGCCCAGGTCGAGAACGCCGCCGAGATCGCCATGGAGCACCACCTCGGCCTCACCTGCGACCCGGTCGGCGGTCTGGTCCAGGTGCCGTGCATCGAGCGCAACGCGATCGCGGCCGCCGAGGCCATCAACGCGGCCAGGATGGCCGTGTGGGGTGACGGCTCCCACGTGGTCACCCTCGACGAGGTGATCGTCACCATGCGGGAGACCGGCCGAGACATGAGCAGCAAGTACAAGGAGACCGCGATGGGCGGTCTGGCGGTCAACGTCCCTGAGTGCTGA
- the gcvH gene encoding glycine cleavage system protein GcvH has translation MSTVKAGLRYSEDHEWLDTAVTPARVGVTAIAVEALGDVVHLELPEAGTELAAGDPCGEIESTKSVSDLYAPATGTVVEVNQAVLDDPALVNEDPYGAGWLFTVEMSAEGTLLSAEEYLERNGGELA, from the coding sequence ATGAGCACAGTCAAGGCCGGCCTCCGCTACTCCGAGGACCACGAGTGGCTCGACACCGCGGTGACGCCCGCCAGGGTGGGCGTCACCGCGATCGCCGTCGAGGCGCTCGGTGACGTCGTCCACCTCGAGCTGCCCGAGGCGGGCACCGAGCTCGCCGCCGGCGATCCCTGCGGTGAGATCGAGTCGACCAAGAGCGTCTCCGACCTGTACGCGCCGGCCACCGGCACCGTGGTCGAGGTGAACCAGGCGGTGCTCGACGATCCCGCCCTGGTCAACGAGGACCCGTACGGCGCCGGTTGGCTCTTCACCGTCGAGATGTCCGCCGAGGGCACCCTGCTCTCGGCCGAGGAGTATCTCGAGCGCAACGGCGGCGAACTCGCCTGA
- the gcvT gene encoding glycine cleavage system aminomethyltransferase GcvT, producing MSQDTPENTSQDIPETASPRLTALHAVHESLGAHFTDFGGWQMPLKYGSELAEHRTVREAAGLFDLSHMGEVRATGPAAGAFLDHALVGRLSAIAVGKAKYSLICAADGGIIDDLIVYRLAEDDYLVVPNAGNAPIVVAALEERAAGFDVTVHDASAETSLLAVQGPHAAAILLSLLSTEDAARVGALKYYSCARATVAGHRALVARTGYTGEDGFELFVDNDVAPALWAALAEAGQGSGLIPCGLACRDSLRLEAGMPLYGNELSREVSPYEAGLGGVVALGKEGDFVGRTALQQQRDDGVGTTSGRRLVGLQGLGRRAARSHYTVLRDGSPVGEVTSGLPSPTLGHPIALAYVPVDLSEPGTRLDVDLRGRPEPFEVVALPFYRRQR from the coding sequence ATGTCGCAGGACACCCCCGAAAACACGTCGCAGGACATCCCCGAGACCGCGTCCCCCCGGCTCACCGCGCTGCACGCCGTGCACGAGAGCCTGGGGGCCCACTTCACCGACTTCGGCGGCTGGCAGATGCCGCTGAAGTACGGCTCCGAGCTCGCCGAACACCGCACCGTCCGCGAGGCCGCCGGGCTCTTCGACCTGTCCCACATGGGCGAGGTCCGGGCCACCGGGCCGGCGGCGGGTGCCTTCCTCGACCACGCCCTGGTCGGCCGGCTGTCGGCGATCGCCGTCGGCAAGGCGAAGTACTCGCTGATCTGCGCTGCGGACGGCGGGATCATCGACGACCTGATCGTCTACCGGCTGGCCGAGGACGACTACCTCGTGGTGCCCAACGCGGGCAACGCGCCGATCGTCGTCGCCGCCCTCGAGGAGCGGGCCGCCGGCTTCGACGTCACGGTGCACGACGCGTCGGCCGAGACCTCCCTGCTCGCGGTGCAGGGTCCACACGCCGCTGCGATCCTGCTCTCCCTGCTGTCCACCGAGGACGCCGCGCGGGTCGGTGCCCTGAAGTACTACTCCTGCGCCCGGGCCACCGTGGCCGGCCACCGGGCCTTGGTGGCGAGGACCGGTTACACGGGGGAGGACGGCTTCGAGCTCTTCGTCGACAACGACGTCGCGCCCGCCCTCTGGGCGGCGCTCGCGGAGGCCGGGCAGGGGAGCGGCCTGATCCCCTGCGGCCTGGCCTGCCGCGACTCGCTGCGGCTCGAGGCGGGGATGCCGCTCTACGGCAACGAACTCTCCCGGGAGGTCTCGCCGTACGAAGCGGGCCTCGGTGGCGTCGTCGCCCTCGGGAAGGAGGGCGACTTCGTCGGGCGTACGGCCCTGCAACAGCAGAGGGACGACGGCGTGGGCACCACCAGCGGGCGGCGGCTGGTCGGCCTGCAGGGACTCGGGCGCCGAGCGGCCCGCTCGCACTACACCGTGCTCCGGGACGGCAGCCCGGTGGGCGAGGTGACCTCCGGCCTGCCCAGCCCGACCCTCGGCCACCCGATCGCGCTGGCGTACGTCCCGGTCGACCTCAGCGAGCCCGGCACCCGGCTCGACGTCGACCTGCGCGGCCGGCCCGAGCCGTTCGAGGTCGTCGCCCTGCCGTTCTACCGGCGGCAGCGATAA